The genomic DNA AAGGGGATTGAATGCATGTTTTAAAGAAACGCCCCTCAAGATTGGAGTGGAGCTGAATGGAGAAAGAGAACGTTCTCCGCTGAGTTTATAAAACTGTAAAAAGAGAAGCATGGGAACACTGTTTTATGTAAAATGCTGTCAACAAAATGTGGTTGCTGTTACTCCCGTCCATTAATCTATTGCAGAATGCAGCCTTTTGACAGTATGTACTAAAATCGATCTAATCCATACTTGCATTAGTCCCCTCGTTTGGTATTTGGCATTTAGGATGTGACAACAAaaaggcagcagacagacagacatacagtatgttttagcAGGAAAGTTTGGTAGGGTGACCTTTTGTAACTGTAAAAATGATTTTGTCAAACAGATTGTGAACCAAAAAGGGCATGTTTGATTCTAGAGTGgaaaaataaatatacaaataATTTGGTTAGGGTGTAGGAGCAGCTTTATGTCACCTTGTCTTCAGCAGATTTTATTAtctatttactttatttagtctgATCAGTGGAACAATTATCATTCTTAACAATGGGCTAAAATATAGGGTAATTACTGTGCATGTCAGCAAGAACACTAttgcttcaagttcctcggtgtacacatcactgacaatctgaaagggtccacccacacagacagtgtggtgaagaaggcgcaatagcgcgtcttcaacctcaggaggctgaagaaatttggcttggcccctaagaccctcaaaaagttttacagatgcacaattgagagcatccagtCGGGATGTATCAcctcctggtacggcaactgcaccaacCGCAACcacaccgcccgcaaccgcagggctctccagagggtggtgcggtctgcccaacctATCACCAGGGGCACAGtgcttgccctccaggacacctacaacacccattGTCactggaaggccaaaaagatcatcatggacatcaaccacccaagccacggcctgttcaccccacaaccatccagaaggcaaggtcagtataggtgtatcaaagctgggaccgagagcctgaaaaatagcttctatttcaaggccctcagactgttaaatagtcatcactagccggctaccacccgtttactcaactctgcaccttagaggctgctgccccatatacaaagacatggaatcactggtcactttaataatggaacactactTTAATAATGATTGCATaatgctttactcatttcatatgtatatactgtactctattctactgtatttcagtcaatgccactctgacattgcacgtcctaatatttatatatttcttaattccattattttacctttagatttgtgtgcattgttgtgaattgttagataatactgcactgttggagctaggaacacaagccttttgccccctaaaaaaatccattcctttgcggccagtggccgttgcGCCCTTgagctgaatataataattagaaTTCCCTTCTCCCGGTTGCTTGAtccaaagcacctctcactcacatacCCCAATTCTCATTAGCCAATGCCCGtcatgtgatcgggtctttctttTTGCCAAACGttagcctcaaaaccttaatgacttggagaagatctgcaaagaggagtgggacaaaatccctcctgagatgtgtgcaaacctggtggccaactacaagaaacgtctgacctctgtgattgccaacaagagtttttccaccaagtactaagtcatgttttgcagacgggtcaaatacttatttccctcattaaaatgcaaatcaatttataacatttttgacatgcgttttttcaggattttttggttgttattctgtctctcactgttcaaataaacctaccattaaaattatagactgatcatttctttgtcagtgggcacacgtacaaaatcagcaggggatcaaatacttttttccctcactgtaacaatGTATATATTCATTATAGAAGTTTAGTATTGTTCCACAGTTGTTTTCTCGTCtctctgcctcttataaagaGACCCTCTGAGAAACGTGTGactgagacagaactctgcaggggagtgtagGAAATAAGAGACTAGTCAGACGTTCCACAATAAATCAACTTTGGGGAGTGGATATTTATTGCCTAGACCTTAGAAAACACCGGAACTATTTTATCTCTCTTGCAAGTTTCTATAGCAGTGTATGCATGGTCTTGGTCTGAAGAGTAGAAGGTAATTATGTGTGCAGTGACATCACAAGGGCTGGACTTCAGGTTTAATAAAATAACTTGGGACCTTTTATATTTTGCAGAACATACTCGGAAACATGCGTTATGTtcctgttgtcaacttctgtctgcaattgcattaataaaagTTTTTtaatgatttaattaaagatattgttgtcataatgctaatttcaccaatgagccaatgattgacaaggaacgaggaaacaaaccacaacactgtCGGCATCCAatgattatccaacttgaataaacgcttggaggtaagaaTGACagtagtggtgtagtctacggcgatacagatatcacttattattgatatctacataatATTAGCATGTTGATGTGAACCacgctgctgctctctcatttagctatttgctccttacggattgtggttgttgtgaatagctgttcacaaatctaaatgtgtatttgaacccaataatggttgaattcaagaagtttaaactgcctatcaatcattgtttttgaaaccagttgACATGcaagtgaaaaatgtgctcttgcaacagctgctgAGTGCTGATCCAAGCCTGTGGAATagaagtggggcttttattgctcaatttaattcatgctgataaaataaataaatccataggtctaatggacacatgctcaaacgtacacacttttgatagacttaaaggggcaatctgtagttgctacatctatttttggacctatacattatatatacagtgccagtcaaaagtttggacacacctactcattcaagggtttttatttatttttactatattcttcattgtataataataatagtgaagacatcaaaactatgaaatgacacataaggaatcatgtagtaaccaacaaatcaaaatatattttagattcttcaaagtagccaccctgtgccttgatgaaagctttgcacactcttggcaaagtatgccattccatgagcacaTACTTTATTTTTCAACtagaatcaatgagcccaatcagtcctccatgacaacaaaatcataaaccaGACAGttgggctggctaataagtccttagttttggggccATGCTCAgctaaaacaatttggctaatctatacttccatatttccaagtcttattcttgaagatcaaggtgtataacatttattggaatgactggaattctgatagactttggtttttaatgtacagatataatttaattgtattattatatgtagtagaaagtgatgggttagaagaagcctacatgaccaacccataaagtaaaattgaacatccatatatggccagctaaaTAAACTtgaacattgatttatcctgcaatagatgttgttcaattggtaacatacatttttgtcttcttctaatactgttaaggggaaagtaatctaaaagtaacagaatgtaatcagattacggtactgagtttgggtaatccaaaagttacgttactgattacaattttggacaggtatcTTGCAACTGTAACGGATTTCATTTAGAAAGTAATTTACCCAACCCtgcatatactaaataatataagtgtgacatttgttttgatttagaatggacgaTTGTCATGCACCTGTCTCATAACAGGGGTAGGGGGAAAAAAcgtaatctatgcacttaaatagcgaatggaggcagtggaggctgctgaggggagctcataataatgactggaatggagcaaatggaagggcatcaaaccatgtgtttgatgtatttgataccatttccCTCataccactccagccattaccacgagcccgtcctcccaaattaaggtgccaccaacctcctgtgaatgGAGGAAACTTTTTCCAGTTTaattgtaaagagaagcaatgtgcttaatgttaggaaagttgagaaactctgttttctcactcAACTTCATAGCCTATAGAattgttgcgcaacatgagctcatgggctctcatgaaatGTGATTAGATTTTCGATAACATTTGCATTGAAGTCatagtgattagagggacaatagagtgctgagtacaaggcagttagcaagtttggtaggctactaatgaccatcagcagcatcagagattggAGAAGCCTATTACCATGTCAAAACGGTCAAATGGAATTTGGCtgccgtcatgactcgtgactgccggtgtggtggtaatacgatcaccgtaacagccctagtggTAACACTCCCCGGCAAGTGTTGCATACAACTTTCTACCTGAGAACAGGGATCAATCCGTGCTTCCAACCTTCCCACTGTTTCTATCATTTGCCTGTCTCCCTTTCTCATTTCATTGCTGTCTGAATGAATGAAGTGTCAAACCACCTAAAAAATGTCATCCCCCACAAAGTCGTCAAATTTTGAGTGTTCAAGTAATGTTCAAAACATTCTGAATACAGCTGacctgtgttttttatttttttatttggtcATAGGCCTAAGCTATGTCAAAAtacgtagaattgcaggaaatgagccATGAAACAGTACAATCTAGGAGTTGTGCCAGAGGGCAATGAAATTCACATAGCAAATCTCACTCCAAGCTTTCTTCAAAAGTTGGCATGATCACTAATACAGCATCTTATTAATGAACATGAATTGTACTATTGTCTACTCACACTGGAGACAAATCCAACAAATCAATGGATTTAGTCATCAGAGCTCCTCCTTTTTCATATTCCAGGATGATACCTGTGAACGAAAGGCATCAATTCAATATTCAAAACCAGACCAATTGTGAGATACAAGTTGCTTTAGGCCTACTTGTAACTTCAACTTGTGTGCCATGCATTAAATTGCTGTTACAGCTAACTGGTCTGGCTAGCACAGAGACCTAAGGTTATGGCTCTGGGCTAGCCTAGCCAGTTAGCTCTAGGTCAGATCATCACTACTGTTAAAGTGTCTGTGTAGTTGCACAAAATGGTACAAATAATTAGCTATGTACTTGTCCAAACATTCATTAGTATCTTAATTATCAAGTATTTTAGCATCATCAACAACATATTCATTACCTGGTGGATAATATCTGAGAAAGAATCGTTTGAGTTTAATTTCGCTCCTCCAGCAGAAATCCCTTGTAAACAAAGCATTGTTATGGCGACAGACTAGTTGGAGCTCGGCCAGGATGCATGTGCAGATGGACTGAAACACACAACTCACCCACAACTAATTTGTTCAAAAAAGACAGAACTTGTTCCATAACTGTGCACAAAACATGTACATAAAGTCAACAATAGAGACTAGAAAAATGTGGTAAACTCAGTGTCATGATAACTGAGGCTGACATAAGCTTTCATTTTACCATCAGTGGGACTATTTCCCAATAGCTCAAAGTCTCCCTCATATAAACTTGCCTTCTCAGTTATGCACATGTAGTTCATAGACAGACTAAATTCATACATTTCCCCGACAAGGACTTGGCCAAGTGACCTACTGCTGCCTACTGCCAACAGATCTCAGTGGTACACAGGACTCAGACCCAGAAgtagtgtgtgtgagggggacaTAAGGGGTAGCCTACCAGGATGGGTTCCTGGGCCAAGCTGAAGTCCACTGACTGGGTGTTTCCCACAGCCGTTTTGTCGCTCTATGGGTTCTTTGCCAACTGCAGACCAGCTGAGCCCTTCCTAACACCCTACCTTATTGGACCATACAAGAACATCTCAGAGGAAGTGGTAAAGTAACCAGCAGCAGAGAGCTGTATGCTACACATGAACAGTTTTGAATGGATTTGTTAACAAGTTTGTGATAAGAAAGTAAATGATGCACACTATAACGATAGAATgaaatacactacattaccaaaagtatgtggacacctactcgtcgaacatctcattccaaaatcatgggtattaatatagagttggtcccccctttgctgctataacagcctccactcttctgggaaggcattcctctagatgttggaacattgctgcagggacttgcttccattcagccacaagagcattagtgaggttgggcactgatgttgggcgattaggcctggctcacaatcgggattccaattcatcccaaaggtgtttgatggggttgaggtcagggctctgtgcaggccagtcaagttcttccacaccgatctcgacaaaccatttctttatggaccttgctttgtgcacggtggtattgccatgctgaaacaggaaagggccttctatcaaactgttgccacaaagttagaagcacaaaatcgtatagaatgtcattgtatgctgtagagttaagatttccctttgctggaactaaggggcctagcccaaaccatgaaaaacagccccagaccattattcttcctctaccaaactttacagttggcactatgcattcaggcaggtagcgttttcctggtaACCTCCAAACCTAAAtgtgtccgtcggactgccagatggtgaagcgtgattcatcactccagagaacgcgtttccactgcttcagagtccaatggcgccaagctttacaccactgcagccgatgcttagcattgcgcatggtgatcttaggcttgtgtgcggctgctctgccatggaaacccatttcatgaagctcccgactaacagttattgtgcttacgttgcttctagaggcagttcgGAACtcagtagtaagtgttgcaaccgaggacagatgatttttacgcgctacacgcttcagcacccggcggtcccattctgtgtgcttgtgtggcctaccacctcgCGGCTGAGCCGCTGCTGCTCCGAgacatttcacaataacagcacttacaggtgaccggggcagctctagcagggcagaaatttgacgagctgacttgttggaaaggtgacatcctatgatagtgccacgttgaaagtcactgagcacttcagtaaggccattctactgccaatgtttgtccatggagattgcatggctgtgtgttcgattttatacacctatcagcaatggatgtggctgaaatagccaaatccactcatttgggTGTCCACAtgtgggtgtccacatacttttgtatatacagtgtatccTCAGGTTACTGTATACAGTGGGCTATGTAGTGGGCTTTTGCTTCATATAGACGACAGGTAGGACTATTCAGTATCTCTGTGCATATTGAATAGATCTAGTAATACATTAATCACTCCTCTCCCTGTGCCTCCTCAGGTGACCAACTACCTGTTCCCCATCTGGACGTACTCCTACCTGGCCGTCCTCTTCCCCGTCTTCCTGCTGACAGACTTCCTGAGGTACAAGCCGGTGATCATGGTCCAGGGCCTCTTCCTGGTCACCAACTATGTCCTGCTCTGCTTCGCCCCCGGCCTGACCGCCATGACCTTCCTGCAGTTCAACTATGCCGTGGTGACCTCCACGGAGGTGGCCTACTTCTCCTACATCTACAGCGTGATCCCTCCGGAGAGGTACCAGCGGGCCACCGGCTACCTCCGCAGTGCCATGCTGACAGGCTCCACCCTAGGGGCCACCATAGGCCAGATGCTGGTCTCCCTGGCAGGGCTGGACTACTTCTACCTCAATGCTATCTCCCTGGGGATTCTCAGCATTGCGTTCCTCATCTCCATCTGGCTACCCATGCCCCAGCAGGGGATGTTCTTCAGGGGGGAGAAGGCTGCCCTGGGCCTGAGCGCCAAGGACCAGGTGGAGGAGGAAGTGAGTGCAGTGGAGGAGGCCCAGGAGGCAGAGGAGGCCGTGGAGGATGGTGCTGGGTCGGGTAGGACCCAGGGTGCCGGGGATAGTACTGGCTGGTGCAGCCTGCATAATGTGGTCTATGCTGGCAGGCTGCTCTTGAGCAGCTTCAGAGAGTCCTACTCCTCTAGGAAGCTGGTCTACTGGTCTCTGTGGTGGGCTCTAGCCATGGCCGGCTACGGCCAGGTGTTCAACTACATCCAGCTGATGTGGGACCACATAGAGCCATCCAGCACCTCCTCTGTCTACAATGGAGGGGTCGAGGCCATCTGCGCAGTAGTAGGTAAGACAATctcagaactgtgtgtgtgtgtgcgtgtgcgttcaGTGGAGTAGCTGTGCTTTGGGGTTTACCGGTTGGTGAATTTTATATTCAGATAAAATGTTGCAATgctaatatttattttattactaAATAAAAATATACTAATAAAATTCCAGAACGCAGCTGAATGTTGGTCTCACAATATGATTTATATGTGGTCCATGATTAAATGGGTAATTTGTTTCGATGGGCTTAAGGCAAAGTAGTTCCATGGTCATCTTCGCTTTGGTCCAAGTTGGGCTCTGCACGCAGAGAAGAGTAATTGCTTCAATTAAGGCGATAACTTGGGTAACGATTTCTCTGATTATTGCTGATAGCTCGGGTTTGAGAGATAGTGACTTATCAGAACAAGTCAATCGGACCCTGGCAGTAGATCAAGGGCCTCACTGCCAATATCCTGAAGTATCACTTTAATTAAATCAAAGCCCTGTCCTCTGTCCTATGTGTTCAGGGATAGAGACGTTATACTGTCCTGATAAATTATGGTAGGAACACTTCCCCCTTAGGAATACGATGAGGGTCCTGTTCCAATTTGAAAGCATCCATCCTTGCTTGGGGTAATGACTGATCTGATATGACTGGATCgttctcttataatctccacccggcacagccagaagatgaGTGGCCACCcctagagcctggttcctctgtaggtttcttcctaggttcccggcctttcttgggagtttttcccagccaccatgcttctacatctgcattgcttggcCTTTGGGGGTTTTAGggtgggtttctgtataagcacttcgTGACAATtgatgatgtaaaaagggctttgtaaatgcatttgattgattgattgatgaaagCCATGTATTGAATCCTATGTTTTAATCCAGCCAACAGCGTTGGATCAGTGATTGCttcaaggaagggaggaaggatgcAGTTTACAAGTATTTAAATAGTTTAAAAGTATTTACTCAGGATCTAAAAAGGAAATCATCCACTATTGTCCCATCCCTGTTCTATAGGTGCAGCCGCAGCCTTCTGTGTGGGTCATGTAAAGGTGACCTGGGATGTCTGGGGGGAGTTGTCACTGGGGGTGTTCTCTGCGGTGGGGGCAGGGGCCGTGTTTCTGATTGGGCTCACCAGCAACATTTGGGCAAGCTATGCTGGCTATGTCATCTTCAAGGCCTCCTACATGCTGCTGATCACCATCACTACGTAAGTGAATACTCTGTAGGCCATACTTCATTGTGCTCTGCTATATTTATTTCATATACCTTCCATGCATCCTATAGACATTCATCAGAAATGCACAATGAAAATATTCAGTACATAGTGTTATCTGTTTTGTCATTACAGATTTCAGATTGCATCCAACCTTTCCATGGCATGCTATGCTCTAACGTTCGGAGTCAACACTTTTGTCGCCCTCTTGCTGCAGACCATTCTCACAGCCATCGTTGTTGATGAAACTGCACTGGGGTTAGACATTATCACACAGGTATGGTTACACAATCCAGAGCTAGACAGGGCATTGTCCATTCCTTTAACTGATCACTGCACAAGTTATCAAAAGTGAAGAGACATTGACACCTGGTGGCAAATTATTACTGCATTGTTACTGTTCTTGACCCCTCTAATAAAACCAAAGTTTAATTTCCCTTTCTCCAGTTCATCATCTATGGCAGCTACTATGCCGCAATATCTGTGCTTTTCCTGATCCGAGGGATGTACACAGCCTGTGCACACCACTGCCGCCCTAAACAGGCAATGGACCAGGAGCAGAAAGAAGAACCCAAAGTGGAGATGCCCTCCTCAGACCGGTTCTGTTCTGACCACAGACAGTAGTCTATCAGAGACTGAGGGGGGCAAGGCGTCTTCAGGGGTTCACCCTAAAATGTAATGGCATGGTGTTACATacttgtatttataataaaaataaaacaaaatgttgCCTAAGCATTGTTTTGTCCAACTTCTCTTTAAGTCATCCAAAAGATAAGGGGTTTTCAACTGATAGGCATGGCCATGTTAAATTTACACTAATGTTTTAGTTATTGCATACATTTATTGAGCAGGTTGTTGATTGACAGACTGAGCTCAGtgattacacaaacacaccaaggTGACTTCCATATGGGGACTAGATTCAGGCTGGATTAAGGGAAGTGTGTGAGAGCAGACTAACCTGAGCAGGTAAAGCGATAAACCTGCTTTTTGTATAAAGTATAAAAACATGTGTGGTTGATAATAGTGGCTATCGCTGTTTGTGGATCTGTGAGGATGGAGGCTGTGAAGCGGTGGAGGGAAGGATGGGGCTATCCCACAACTCTGCTGTGCATCTATGGGTTCTTCGGTACAGTGAAACCTCTTGTACCCTTCATCTACCCTTACCTGACTGGTCCAAACAAAAACCTGATGGTGgaacaggtacagtaggctacaggacAAACATTTAAATGCATTGTATTCATGCTCTTATACTATCTTTAGAGGGGTGTAACGATTTCCTTCAGTGTGTATTCGTGCCTTTACAACTTTATCAGTCTCCTCAGCTTCGCGCTGTCCCGCTTTCACAGCATTATTTTGAGTACTCTGCCCACCTGGCTAGTTGGAAGTTGAGGCGTACCCCTCCACCCTTTGCAGTGATCGTGGAACCTTCTCCAGAGAAGGTTGCAGCTCTGAACAAAGAGATTGCAGAACTCCTGGCAAAGGAGGCGATTACAGTAGTTCCTCCAGAGCAGAGGAAAAAAGGGCTTTTATCGCCCAACTTTCTCATGAATTTGATTTTGGATTTACGTGTCCTGAACAAGAGCGTAGCCAAACAGACTTTTCTCGCATGGACACAAAAAACTTCAGCATGAGCATCGACCTGAAGGAAGCACACTTCTATGTGCCGGTGCTTCCGTGTCACAGGAGGTTTCTACTCTTTGCCTTCCAGGGAAGTAGCGTATGAGTACACAAGGGTGCCTTTAGGTATGACCTAGCACCTCGTACCTTTTCCAAATCAATGGAGGTGGCTATAGAGCCTCTACGTCACCAAGAACTCAGGATTCTGACCTACTTGGACGACCTGTTGGTTCTCGCCCCGTTAGTAGAGCTGGCGATAGCACACACGGCCTGGCTTGTGACGCATTTCACACACCTGGGTTTCGCTGTGAACAGCGGATTGTTGATCTGGGTCTCCAGTTTTACACTGCGAACATGACGGCACAACATTCGGATCCTCGAACATCTGTGATTCTATTGGCCCTCAGTCGGTATCATCCAACACATGGTGACAGCGCACTCAGTACTGTCCCTTCTAGGGCTCAGGCAGTCTGCCCACACTGTGGTCCCACTGGGGTCCGGCACATGCGCAGGCTACAGGAGTGGTTCACCAAGCTACAACTAGAACCTGTGCGTCATCGTTGTCATCTGTTAGTAGTTCTCCACTCTCTTAGACCTTCTGAACTATTGGCGTCCCGATGGGCAGAGTGTCCTCGCACATCCCAGACGCATCTCTGGCTGGATGGAGCAGGACATCTCAGACTCTGGCGGTGGGAGATGTGGGGCCTCCATTGGAGTGTCACATCAACCTCCTGGAGCTGGTACTGCAATGTGTTGGTCTGGCCAGACAATCGAACTGCGGTGGCCTACATCAACCACCAGGGAGGAGTTTGGTCTCCTGCGCTTCACCTCTTGGCAGAGGCACTGTGGTTGTGGGCTCACGAGCACCTACGCCTGTTGACATCACTACACATTCCAGGCCACCTCAACGAAGGAGCAGACCTCAGTCCCGAGAGGGTCATCGGGACGAAGAGTGGCGTCTGCACCCCAAAATTATTCACATGCTGGTGCGACAGTAAAACCATCAACCCTATGTGTTGCCGGATGGAGAGAGTTCTCTTTTTTTCTGCAATTTCTCTTTGACAGACAACGTTCGCTGTCCACCATAAAGTCTTTTTGCCTGTTATAAGGGATTTGGCGGGGTGTCTGTTTTTAGCCAACCCCTCGTAAAATATTTTCTGTTAGGGACATGGCGGCTCATGTCTGTGGCCCTAGCCCCGGCTCCACAGTGGGATTTGGCCTTGGTGCTTGAGAAGCTTTGTAAGCAAAATTTTAAACCCTACACATGCTCGCAATGTTCAGGCGCTACCCTATAGTGGCCCCGATAGCTTCTGCCAAATTTAAGGCCCGGTCCTGCCTGAAATCTAAAATAACCATTAGTAATAAgttagtaaatccattagctgctcctTTCTACCAGTCACTCGCTCCCTGCACGCAGCTCGCTCTGCATGCGCTCTACTCATGgtggctgtcacgccctgaccaggtgaactctgctattttggtcagggtgtggcatttctatgctttattttctatgttttggttatagcctttctttgtgttttatttctatgttgggctcgggggtgatttcccaatcagacagctgtcgcttgtgaagtctgattgggaatcacatttaagttccttttcccccacgatgtttgtgggttgttgtctcgttatttgagcacgtaacgtattggcagtttttccttgattttgtgtacatgtttaattctagtgtgttaaataaacatgtattcgctcccagctgcgttttggtccgcttcctcgtctcacgacgacaatcgttacagtgGCTCTGAGTctgagtatccatagcaacggTTCTGCTTGGGCAGCTCAACGAAGAGACATGAGAAAGCAGTTAGCGGTTTGTTACTTTGTCACTAAATTCCGACAAAACTCAAGGAACATTATTttttctgtgaaataatctctcctgtCTTATATTTGATGAGGTTGAAGCACGtctgacaccatgttatgatcttagtcaGATATTACTGTTCTGCGCAGCAGAGAATGCGTAAATGGCTCAGCTTCAAAACATTAGTGATCAATTTAGTGATACCCGAGCCCTGCCCACACCCTTCTTATTGATGAAAAATCAGGCCCTACACAGCACTAACTCAATGTATGACGTCGGGGCCGTTGGGTAGCAGAGCTCTATTGTAAGCCGCCATTCGAGCCATTGGCCCAGATTCCATTGAAGTCAATGAAGACAGCATTACTACTGGCTTCGAACTCTTCCAAATCTGTCAGTGATCTGTGCGCTCTGTCGACATGACCTGACTGTCTCACTATTAAAGGCAGATCGCAGATCCTGGAGCTATGGGCTTTTTCCCTTCCTCCACATGAAGGGGCCAGAGAGGTACAGTTCCATCATCTGTGTTGAGTTCACACTTTATGTGGAATTCGGTCATCGCTTCAGCTGTATGTGTGCTATGGCGCGGCTGCGCTTGGCAGGCCACTTTCTAAGCAGCGTTTGTCTCACTGGCTTTGCATTGagagagcctatccaactgaAGGGCGTTCCTTGCCTTTGGGCATCACGGGCCACTCCTCACGTGGAGATGCAGCCTCCGCTTGCCGTTTAAGGGGTGTGGAGGTCGATGATATTTGTACAGCAGCGTTGCGGTCGACGCCATCCCCATTTATATCTCTTAGATATGTCCTCGGGCTCTATCTTACACAGTCTGTACTCCATTTAGCTGCTGAAGGCATAGGCTGAGGGACCGGGGTTTTTTCTCTAGgcgtaattttttttatttaacctttatttaactaggcaagtcagttaagaacaaattctta from Salmo trutta chromosome 26, fSalTru1.1, whole genome shotgun sequence includes the following:
- the LOC115163223 gene encoding thiamine transporter 2, with amino-acid sequence MGSWAKLKSTDWVFPTAVLSLYGFFANCRPAEPFLTPYLIGPYKNISEEVVTNYLFPIWTYSYLAVLFPVFLLTDFLRYKPVIMVQGLFLVTNYVLLCFAPGLTAMTFLQFNYAVVTSTEVAYFSYIYSVIPPERYQRATGYLRSAMLTGSTLGATIGQMLVSLAGLDYFYLNAISLGILSIAFLISIWLPMPQQGMFFRGEKAALGLSAKDQVEEEVSAVEEAQEAEEAVEDGAGSGRTQGAGDSTGWCSLHNVVYAGRLLLSSFRESYSSRKLVYWSLWWALAMAGYGQVFNYIQLMWDHIEPSSTSSVYNGGVEAICAVVGAAAAFCVGHVKVTWDVWGELSLGVFSAVGAGAVFLIGLTSNIWASYAGYVIFKASYMLLITITTFQIASNLSMACYALTFGVNTFVALLLQTILTAIVVDETALGLDIITQFIIYGSYYAAISVLFLIRGMYTACAHHCRPKQAMDQEQKEEPKVEMPSSDRFCSDHRQ